Proteins from one Archocentrus centrarchus isolate MPI-CPG fArcCen1 chromosome 8, fArcCen1, whole genome shotgun sequence genomic window:
- the elac2 gene encoding zinc phosphodiesterase ELAC protein 2 isoform X1, with protein MWGVFSMNRLHVRLWCLTSLFVKGRTLSAAAPRDSLLHRTVFQLFRTMATNSSSNNKDFPRKAKQKEPLRRLRTKEKRRDVHGPSTVYLQVVGAGSRDNAASVYVFSEYNRYLFNCGEGTQRLMQEHKLKAARLDNIFLTRLSWENVGGLSGMILTLKDTGVPECVLSGPPQLENYLNAIKSFSGPLEDIKLSVRPYTEETYADETMTVYQVPIFAKVKDNSRKLSPESGRNSPSQGSPIKDDYNNINSSLDYPAERRTAARDPSLVVAFACKLHPKKGNFLVAQAKELGLPVGTAAIGPIIAALKDGKSIVHEGKEIRPEQVCTPTDPGLVFIIVECPSEEFAAALCANQQLERYQTGGTEDPAALVVHITPESVLKTDQYKKWMERFPSTTEHLILNEQVCTIHNIRSHKIQAQLNVIHPEIFPQLKAYQTKEPQAALHVPNVRAECLLKFQLRPVMEWQRDAIPSCNSEEFVKEASEVPNFLAEVDKCRKICSAGAAELSGQRENYPEVVFLGTGSALPMKIRNVSGTLVNISPSQSLLLDCGEGTFGQLCRHYGDDVDDALSKISTVFISHLHADHHTGLVQLLYQRERALTTLGKPFSPIYLVAPVQIMTWLNQYHDYCEEILSHINLIPNKFLCGDAEVPKQRMKSFIQAMLKKNDLKRFQTCFVRHCKNAFACSFAHQSGWKLAFSGDTMPCDAFVHIGKNATLLIHEATLEDELEEEAVEKRHSTTSQAIGIGMKMNADFIMLNHFSQRYAKIPLFSEDFNNRVGISFDHMRINFGDSKIIPKLIPSLKALFAEELGEMEERRERREMRYPRGSSSGVASEQEKTGAPEVGRGAKRDPEEAAAAHVDVKRLKSR; from the exons ATGTGGGGGGTGTTTAGCATGAACAGGCTCCATGTGAGGCTCTGGTGCTTAACGTCGCTGTTCGTGAAAGGCAGgactctctctgctgctgccccCCGTGACTCTCTTCTCCACCGGACTGTTTTCCAGCTTTTTCGGACCATGGCCACCAATAGTAGTAGCAACAATAAAGATTTCCCGAGGAAAGCCAAGCAGAAGGAGCCGCTGCGCAGACTGAGAACGAAAGAGAAGCGAAGAGACGTTCACGGACCATCCACCGTGTACCTGCAAGTGGTCGGTGCTGGAAGCAGAGATAATGCTGCGTCAGTTTACGTCTTCTCCGAGTACAACAG gtATTTGTTCAACTGTGGTGAAGGAACACAGAGGCTAATGCAGGAACACAA GCTAAAAGCTGCTCGCTTGGACAACATCTTCCTGACCAGACTGAGCTGGGAGAATGTGGGAGGTTTGTCAG GGATGATATTAACCTTGAAGGACACCGGTGTCCCTGAGTGTGTTCTCTCTGGGCCTCCACAGCTG GAGAATTACCTGAATGCCATCAAGTCCTTCTCTGGACCGCTGGAGGACATTAAGCTCT CGGTCCGACCGTACACCGAGGAGACGTACGCCGATGAGACCATGACGGTTTATCAGGTGCCGATATTTG CCAAGGTGAAGGACAATAGCAGGAAACTCTCCCCCGAGTCGGGCAGGAACAGCCCCTCTCAGGGGTCTCCAATCAAAGACGACtacaacaacattaacagcaGTCTAGATTATCCAG CTGAAAGGCGAACAGCAGCGAGAGATCCCTCTTTGGTGGTTGCCTTTGCCTGCAAG CTTCACCCGAAGAAGGGAAACTTCTTAGTCGCTCAAGCCAAAGAGCTCGGGCTGCCCGT GGGCACAGCAGCTATCGGTCCGATCATTGCAGCTCTGAAAGACGGGAAAAGCATCGTGCATGAAGGAAAAGAG ATCCGACCCGAGCAGGTCTGTACTCCTACTGATCCCGGACTCGTCTTTATTATAGTCGAGTGTCCGTCTGAAGAATTTGCTGCAGCTCTTTGTGCCAATCAGCAGCTGGAAAG ATACCAGACAGGTGGGACAGAAGACCCTGCTGCGTTGGTCGTCCACATCACtcctgagtctgttttgaaaacagATCAATACAAGAAGTGGATGGAGAG gtttccatCCACAACAGAACACCTGATCCTTAATGAACAAGTGTGCACAATCCACAACATCAGAAGTCACAAGATTCAGGCCCAGCTCAACGTGATCCACCCAGAAATCTTCCCCCAGCTTAAAGCTTACCAAACTAAG GAACCTCAGGCGGCCTTGCACGTCCCAAACGTCAGAGCGGAGTGTCTGCTCAAGTTCCAGCTCAGACCTGTAATGGAGTGGCAAAG AGATGCCATCCCCTCTTGCAACTCTGAGGAGTTTGTGAAAGAAGCTTCTGAGGTCCCAAACTTTCTGGCAGAAGTGGACAAGTGCAGGAAGATTTGCTCCGCTGGCGCTGCAGAGCTTTCTG gtcAAAGAGAAAACTATCCAGAGGTGGTTTTCTTGGGAACTGGATCAGCTCTTCCGATGAAGATCCGAAACGTCAGCGGCACTTTAGTTAATATCAG CCCGAGTCAGTCTTTGCTGCTGGACTGCGGAGAGGGAACCTTCGGTCAGCTCTGCAGACACTACGGGGACGACGTCGATGACGCTTTGTCCAAGATCTCGACGGTTTTCATCTCGCACCTGCATGCCGACCATCACACG GGGCTGGTTCAACTGTTGTACCAGAGAGAGAGGGCACTG ACAACTTTGGGAAAGCCGTTCAGCCCGATCTACCTGGTTGCTCCGGTTCAGATCATGACCTGGCTCAACCAGTACCACGACTACTGTGAGGAGATCCTCAGTCACATTAA cctcaTCCCTAATAAATTTCTGTGTGGCGACGCCGAGGTTCCCAAACAGAGGATGAAGTCATTCATCCAAGCGATGCTGAAGAAGAACGACCTGAAGAGG TTCCAAACGTGTTTTGTGCGTCACTGCAAGAACGCTTTCGCCTGCAGCTTCGCTCACCAGTCAGGCTGGAAGCTGGCCTTTTCTGGAGACACCATGCCCTGTGATGCATTCGTACACATCG GAAAGAATGCAACCTTACTAATCCATGAGGCTACGCTGGAAGATGAGCTAGAGGAGGAAGCTGTAGAGAAAAGACATAG TACAACCTCCCAGGCCATTGGCATTGGCATGAAGATGAATGCTGACTTCATCATGCTCAACCACTTCAGCCAACGCTACGCTAAGATCCCTCTTTTCAGTGAAGActtcaacaacagggtgggaATATCCTTCGACCACATGAGA ATTAATTTTGGAGACTCTAAAATCATCCCCAAACTCATTCCCTCTCTAAAAGCCCTCTTTGCTGAGGAGCTCGGTGagatggaggagaggagggagaggagggagatgAGATATCCAAGAGGAAGCAGCTCTGGGGTGGCCAGCGAGCAGGAGAAGACTGGAGCACCAGAGGTCGGCAGAGGCGCTAAGAGAGACCcggaggaagcagcagcagcacatgtaGATGTGAAGAGGTTGAAATCCCGCTGA
- the elac2 gene encoding zinc phosphodiesterase ELAC protein 2 isoform X2: MATNSSSNNKDFPRKAKQKEPLRRLRTKEKRRDVHGPSTVYLQVVGAGSRDNAASVYVFSEYNRYLFNCGEGTQRLMQEHKLKAARLDNIFLTRLSWENVGGLSGMILTLKDTGVPECVLSGPPQLENYLNAIKSFSGPLEDIKLSVRPYTEETYADETMTVYQVPIFAKVKDNSRKLSPESGRNSPSQGSPIKDDYNNINSSLDYPAERRTAARDPSLVVAFACKLHPKKGNFLVAQAKELGLPVGTAAIGPIIAALKDGKSIVHEGKEIRPEQVCTPTDPGLVFIIVECPSEEFAAALCANQQLERYQTGGTEDPAALVVHITPESVLKTDQYKKWMERFPSTTEHLILNEQVCTIHNIRSHKIQAQLNVIHPEIFPQLKAYQTKEPQAALHVPNVRAECLLKFQLRPVMEWQRDAIPSCNSEEFVKEASEVPNFLAEVDKCRKICSAGAAELSGQRENYPEVVFLGTGSALPMKIRNVSGTLVNISPSQSLLLDCGEGTFGQLCRHYGDDVDDALSKISTVFISHLHADHHTGLVQLLYQRERALTTLGKPFSPIYLVAPVQIMTWLNQYHDYCEEILSHINLIPNKFLCGDAEVPKQRMKSFIQAMLKKNDLKRFQTCFVRHCKNAFACSFAHQSGWKLAFSGDTMPCDAFVHIGKNATLLIHEATLEDELEEEAVEKRHSTTSQAIGIGMKMNADFIMLNHFSQRYAKIPLFSEDFNNRVGISFDHMRINFGDSKIIPKLIPSLKALFAEELGEMEERRERREMRYPRGSSSGVASEQEKTGAPEVGRGAKRDPEEAAAAHVDVKRLKSR, encoded by the exons ATGGCCACCAATAGTAGTAGCAACAATAAAGATTTCCCGAGGAAAGCCAAGCAGAAGGAGCCGCTGCGCAGACTGAGAACGAAAGAGAAGCGAAGAGACGTTCACGGACCATCCACCGTGTACCTGCAAGTGGTCGGTGCTGGAAGCAGAGATAATGCTGCGTCAGTTTACGTCTTCTCCGAGTACAACAG gtATTTGTTCAACTGTGGTGAAGGAACACAGAGGCTAATGCAGGAACACAA GCTAAAAGCTGCTCGCTTGGACAACATCTTCCTGACCAGACTGAGCTGGGAGAATGTGGGAGGTTTGTCAG GGATGATATTAACCTTGAAGGACACCGGTGTCCCTGAGTGTGTTCTCTCTGGGCCTCCACAGCTG GAGAATTACCTGAATGCCATCAAGTCCTTCTCTGGACCGCTGGAGGACATTAAGCTCT CGGTCCGACCGTACACCGAGGAGACGTACGCCGATGAGACCATGACGGTTTATCAGGTGCCGATATTTG CCAAGGTGAAGGACAATAGCAGGAAACTCTCCCCCGAGTCGGGCAGGAACAGCCCCTCTCAGGGGTCTCCAATCAAAGACGACtacaacaacattaacagcaGTCTAGATTATCCAG CTGAAAGGCGAACAGCAGCGAGAGATCCCTCTTTGGTGGTTGCCTTTGCCTGCAAG CTTCACCCGAAGAAGGGAAACTTCTTAGTCGCTCAAGCCAAAGAGCTCGGGCTGCCCGT GGGCACAGCAGCTATCGGTCCGATCATTGCAGCTCTGAAAGACGGGAAAAGCATCGTGCATGAAGGAAAAGAG ATCCGACCCGAGCAGGTCTGTACTCCTACTGATCCCGGACTCGTCTTTATTATAGTCGAGTGTCCGTCTGAAGAATTTGCTGCAGCTCTTTGTGCCAATCAGCAGCTGGAAAG ATACCAGACAGGTGGGACAGAAGACCCTGCTGCGTTGGTCGTCCACATCACtcctgagtctgttttgaaaacagATCAATACAAGAAGTGGATGGAGAG gtttccatCCACAACAGAACACCTGATCCTTAATGAACAAGTGTGCACAATCCACAACATCAGAAGTCACAAGATTCAGGCCCAGCTCAACGTGATCCACCCAGAAATCTTCCCCCAGCTTAAAGCTTACCAAACTAAG GAACCTCAGGCGGCCTTGCACGTCCCAAACGTCAGAGCGGAGTGTCTGCTCAAGTTCCAGCTCAGACCTGTAATGGAGTGGCAAAG AGATGCCATCCCCTCTTGCAACTCTGAGGAGTTTGTGAAAGAAGCTTCTGAGGTCCCAAACTTTCTGGCAGAAGTGGACAAGTGCAGGAAGATTTGCTCCGCTGGCGCTGCAGAGCTTTCTG gtcAAAGAGAAAACTATCCAGAGGTGGTTTTCTTGGGAACTGGATCAGCTCTTCCGATGAAGATCCGAAACGTCAGCGGCACTTTAGTTAATATCAG CCCGAGTCAGTCTTTGCTGCTGGACTGCGGAGAGGGAACCTTCGGTCAGCTCTGCAGACACTACGGGGACGACGTCGATGACGCTTTGTCCAAGATCTCGACGGTTTTCATCTCGCACCTGCATGCCGACCATCACACG GGGCTGGTTCAACTGTTGTACCAGAGAGAGAGGGCACTG ACAACTTTGGGAAAGCCGTTCAGCCCGATCTACCTGGTTGCTCCGGTTCAGATCATGACCTGGCTCAACCAGTACCACGACTACTGTGAGGAGATCCTCAGTCACATTAA cctcaTCCCTAATAAATTTCTGTGTGGCGACGCCGAGGTTCCCAAACAGAGGATGAAGTCATTCATCCAAGCGATGCTGAAGAAGAACGACCTGAAGAGG TTCCAAACGTGTTTTGTGCGTCACTGCAAGAACGCTTTCGCCTGCAGCTTCGCTCACCAGTCAGGCTGGAAGCTGGCCTTTTCTGGAGACACCATGCCCTGTGATGCATTCGTACACATCG GAAAGAATGCAACCTTACTAATCCATGAGGCTACGCTGGAAGATGAGCTAGAGGAGGAAGCTGTAGAGAAAAGACATAG TACAACCTCCCAGGCCATTGGCATTGGCATGAAGATGAATGCTGACTTCATCATGCTCAACCACTTCAGCCAACGCTACGCTAAGATCCCTCTTTTCAGTGAAGActtcaacaacagggtgggaATATCCTTCGACCACATGAGA ATTAATTTTGGAGACTCTAAAATCATCCCCAAACTCATTCCCTCTCTAAAAGCCCTCTTTGCTGAGGAGCTCGGTGagatggaggagaggagggagaggagggagatgAGATATCCAAGAGGAAGCAGCTCTGGGGTGGCCAGCGAGCAGGAGAAGACTGGAGCACCAGAGGTCGGCAGAGGCGCTAAGAGAGACCcggaggaagcagcagcagcacatgtaGATGTGAAGAGGTTGAAATCCCGCTGA